A stretch of the Phyllopteryx taeniolatus isolate TA_2022b chromosome 5, UOR_Ptae_1.2, whole genome shotgun sequence genome encodes the following:
- the ppp1r15b gene encoding protein phosphatase 1 regulatory subunit 15B — protein MSPEMTCDRTTSTAAAMERFGNRGMALLPWTKQMLTVLWEHLWVLVRVIYCTFLSVFQMFRFEVHFRITDEMGPRIQHSPTESFLFSSLFDSDAGVMVGHPNGLSDPCRGTAAADDGRTTAEALLSGLAPDDSVYVGFRGDWDIFPAFPKEAFFREDSEADRDAAEFDSQESRTTWESVSTCNEAFSKKTKADTVGGKAGKEMSGLRMWVSRSDSDSSWSSSDVSVADLEENERLLDFFSRSDDPYDPMCFTACTVSKAPQPVSAGTERKEGAGASSSEDEEEQWRWLDRKDDPFHPLNFKARLSNQQPQCVPEPLKATPAKRTAPKTLQRQNQRVRRRSDDVRRVPWKRPTQRCHPTEMRSSPDTQKKCEVRFSPVVEVHVMWAWRFAAAASRKGPWEEMVRDRDRFRRRVGEAERTIGYCLESAHRARMREYIDAHRNLG, from the exons ATGTCTCCCGAGATGACTTGTGATCGGACAACAAGCACCGCCGCGGCCATGGAGAGGTTCGGCAACCGGGGAATGGCACTTCTTCCGTGGACCAAGCAGATGTTGACGGTACTGTGGGAGCACCTCTGGGTTCTGGTTCGGGTCATCTACTGCACCTTTTTGTCCG TTTTTCAGATGTTTCGCTTTGAGGTGCACTTTCGGATCACAGACGAGATGGGGCCGCGCATCCAGCACAGCCCGACCGAGTCGTTCCTCTTCTCCTCGCTGTTTGACAGCGACGCCGGCGTGATGGTGGGCCACCCCAACGGCCTCTCGGACCCCTGCCGCGGCACCGCCGCCGCCGATGACGGCAGGACCACGGCCGAGGCGTTGCTGTCGGGCCTGGCTCCTGACGACAGCGTCTACGTGGGCTTCCGCGGAGACTGGGACATCTTCCCGGCTTTCCCCAAGGAGGCGTTCTTCCGGGAGGATTCCGAGGCGGACCGCGACGCGGCCGAGTTCGACAGCCAGGAAAGCCGGACCACGTGGGAGTCCGTGTCCACGTGCAACGAGGCCTTCTCAAAAAAGACCAAAGCTGACACTGTGGGAGGCAAAGCCGGCAAGGAGATGTCGGGCCTGAGGATGTGGGTCAGCCGCTCCGACAGCGACTCCAGCTGGTCCAGCTCCGACGTGTCCGTCGCCGACCTGGAGGAGAACGAACGCCTTCTGGATTTCTTCTCCAGGTCCGATGACCCATACGACCCCATGTGCTTCACCGCCTGCACCGTCAGCAAAGCGCCGCAGCCCGTCTCGGCGGGTACCGAGCGCAAGGAGGGCGCCGGCGCCTCTTCAtcagaggacgaggaggagcagTGGCGGTGGCTTGACCGGAAAGACGACCCTTTCCACCCGCTCAATTTCAAAGCCCGTCTCAGCAATCAGCAGCCTCAATGTGTCCCAGAGCCTCTAAAAGCCACTCCCGCTAAACGCACCGCACCCAAAACACTCCAGAGACAGAACCAACGTGTCAGGCGTCGTTCTGACGATGTCAGACGGGTCCCGTGGAAACGACCCACCCAGAGGTGTCACCCAACGGAAATGCGCAGCAGTCCTGACACTCAAAAAAAG TGCGAGGTCCGCTTCTCTCCAGTGGTGGAGGTTCATGTGATGTGGGCATGGCgcttcgccgccgccgcctctcgCAAAGGACCCTGGGAGGAGATGGTCCGGGACCGCGACCGCTTCCGGCGCCGCGTCGGTGAGGCGGAGCGGACCATCGGTTACTGCTTGGAATCCGCGCACCGAGCCAGGATGCGAGAGTACATTGATGCCCACCGGAACCTGGGATGA
- the rps13 gene encoding 40S ribosomal protein S13 has product MGRMHAPGKGLSQSALPYRRSVPTWLKLTSDDVKEQIFKLAKKGLTPSQIGVILRDSHGVAQVRFVTGNKILRILKSKGLAPDLPEDLYHLIKKAVAVRKHLERNRKDKDAKFRLILIESRIHRLARYYKTKRVLAPNWKYESSTASALVA; this is encoded by the exons ATGGGCCGCATGCACGCTCCCGG AAAGGGCTTGTCCCAGTCAGCTCTGCCTTACAGACGCAGTGTCCCAACT TGGCTGAAGCTGACATCTGATGATGTCAAAGAGCAGATTTTCAAGCTGGCCAAAAAGGGCCTGACCCCCTCTCAGATTG GTGTGATTCTGAGGGACTCCCATGGTGTGGCTCAGGTCCGTTTCGTGACTGGCAACAAGATCCTGAGGATCCTCAAATCCAAGGGCCTGGCCCCCGACCTGCCCGAGGACCTGTACCACCTCATCAAGAAGGCCGTGGCCGTCAGGAAGCATCTGGAGAGAAACAGAAAG GACAAGGACGCCAAGTTCCGCCTGATTCTCATCGAGAGCAGAATCCACAGGCTGGCCCGCTACTACAAGACCAAGAGAGTTCTGGCCCCCAACTGGAAGTA CGAGTCTTCTACTGCTTCTGCTCTGGTGGCATAA